The Oceanisphaera avium genome includes a region encoding these proteins:
- a CDS encoding VOC family protein, translating to MVASNIEEVLGKLAPFLGHLEQGMLEHGLSLRLGPMDHICYRAATTQEYLELRARLMMFGEVLVEGMIGQRPIITYRLHHAIPSAFGPIRCLELAAPKAGKRHLAGLEHGEIVVLSLEQLLLDYPWVPFNCSALHSSHPELTLSLAPYQIKFHCQSLADTIAIEIALQQVVPVPTDYFA from the coding sequence ATGGTAGCTAGCAACATAGAAGAGGTGCTGGGTAAGCTGGCGCCTTTTTTAGGCCATCTTGAACAAGGCATGCTAGAACATGGCCTTTCGCTACGCCTAGGTCCTATGGATCACATTTGTTACCGGGCAGCGACAACTCAAGAATATTTAGAACTAAGAGCACGGTTAATGATGTTTGGCGAAGTATTAGTAGAGGGCATGATAGGTCAACGCCCTATTATTACTTATCGCTTACACCACGCCATTCCCAGTGCCTTTGGCCCTATAAGGTGTCTAGAGCTTGCTGCTCCAAAAGCGGGGAAACGGCATCTTGCCGGTCTTGAGCATGGAGAAATAGTAGTACTAAGCCTTGAGCAATTACTACTCGACTACCCTTGGGTGCCTTTTAATTGCAGTGCACTCCATAGCTCTCATCCCGAGCTCACTTTATCTCTAGCGCCTTATCAAATTAAATTTCATTGCCAAAGCTTAGCCGACACCATAGCGATAGAAATTGCTCTGCAACAAGTGGTCCCCGTCCCTACAGATTATTTTGCTTAA
- a CDS encoding MFS transporter: protein MIELKTKLWWRATLALGLGSMLVFINLYMAQPLLPLMANSMAVSPLSASWVLSIATLGLALGLLFWARVADSWGRRPVMLGCLLASIILSLLISQLTHFTPLLVARGIQGFFLAGLPATAIAYMSEELTPKALVTSIGIYIAANSLGGIAGRVLGGLVAQWGGHWQSPFLVLGMVSALLWLGVLKWLPASQYFYASEKGQGVSALLQHLKNPQLWPIYLIGGLNFMVFLNQYSYVAFYLSAPPIQLASSALGLLFLTYLTGTLASSVSGWLITRFGLCQTLLAAIALFAMGNLGLLRPTLPFILVTLLIDSFAFFLAHACASSWIGRSVNEHRALASALYLVFYYLGASLGGLYLYPFWNWLGLTGVMLGSLLILIITAGLTLRLLVNQRTVV from the coding sequence ATGATAGAGCTTAAAACTAAATTATGGTGGCGCGCCACACTGGCATTAGGCTTAGGCTCCATGCTGGTATTTATCAACTTATATATGGCTCAGCCCTTATTGCCACTCATGGCAAACAGCATGGCCGTTTCTCCCTTATCAGCCTCTTGGGTATTATCCATTGCCACACTGGGCTTAGCGCTAGGCTTATTATTTTGGGCAAGGGTGGCAGATAGTTGGGGTAGAAGGCCGGTAATGCTGGGCTGTTTACTGGCCTCTATTATATTAAGTTTACTTATTTCACAACTTACTCACTTTACTCCTTTATTAGTGGCGCGCGGCATTCAAGGCTTTTTCTTGGCCGGCTTGCCAGCTACTGCCATTGCTTATATGAGCGAAGAGTTAACACCCAAAGCACTGGTAACCAGTATAGGTATCTATATTGCCGCCAATTCTTTGGGTGGCATAGCGGGCAGGGTATTAGGTGGCTTAGTAGCCCAGTGGGGAGGGCACTGGCAAAGCCCTTTTTTAGTACTAGGCATGGTGAGTGCGCTGTTGTGGTTAGGCGTATTAAAGTGGTTGCCCGCTTCACAATACTTTTACGCCAGCGAAAAAGGACAAGGCGTAAGTGCGTTATTGCAGCACCTTAAAAACCCTCAATTGTGGCCTATTTATTTAATTGGCGGCCTAAACTTTATGGTGTTTTTAAACCAATACAGTTATGTGGCTTTTTATTTATCGGCACCGCCCATTCAATTAGCCAGCAGTGCTTTAGGTTTATTATTTCTAACTTATTTAACCGGTACTTTAGCGTCCAGTGTGAGTGGTTGGCTAATCACTCGTTTTGGATTATGTCAGACTTTACTGGCGGCCATTGCGCTGTTTGCGATGGGTAATTTAGGCTTATTACGCCCCACATTGCCCTTTATTTTAGTGACGCTCTTAATTGATAGCTTTGCTTTTTTCTTAGCCCATGCCTGTGCCAGTAGTTGGATTGGCCGCAGTGTCAATGAGCACCGCGCCTTAGCCTCTGCTTTATATTTGGTATTTTATTATTTAGGTGCCAGCCTTGGCGGCTTATATCTTTATCCCTTTTGGAACTGGCTGGGCTTAACGGGGGTGATGCTAGGTAGTTTATTGATATTAATAATCACGGCTGGCTTAACGCTGCGTTTATTGGTTAACCAAAGGACAGTGGTTTAA